A single genomic interval of Calypte anna isolate BGI_N300 chromosome 3, bCalAnn1_v1.p, whole genome shotgun sequence harbors:
- the URB2 gene encoding unhealthy ribosome biogenesis protein 2 homolog isoform X2 → MAAVYSGIYLKLKSGKTSWEDKLKLAHFAWISHQCVLPNKEQVLLDWVSHTLVSYYNKKLELEDEVVEKLWAYLDNIIHSRRLQTLLKSGKTVGLSFSIAQVINKRLSEACVPKLQQNIGTVLSCSSGILSTPSLSIIYTAKCELLVDLLSQLSKLACQQLAPEDAVGPQLFSVLQLTFAQYLLLQRQQTNPNRVFGQVTSHLLQPCLFLRHLLAVRNWTQGDDSRVRQHLSREIRNQVETLLRAGLFQPELFSSYKEELLPEQELQEKKKGALKSLLLPVNTVLTKLGSDFCQPALHGAVVAGSVSLLYKLFLDSYCKAENHLVCFHMLSRLFGCLRLSGLQQGVMEDMLSPADWSAELLALEQLLSLVLSNDVYNVASDRIRHKEIQFGFYRQLAQVLLSHSQASIPAWFRCLKLLMSLNHLIVEPDLDDLVASAWIDADVSEPRTKKPQEALISSMFQTYSKLRQFPRLFEEVLTVICQPAADEMRLPVFSAALTLKLRECLLELPPSQILDILCLFVEKCQTLIIPAVEGSDDMALKLLSLSLVLHAFLFNMRSLDDVTPSPVILRTQSLLAKMQKGIIQPLMELLQAPRREEEKSELWLRKASDSAFLLVYTWIEVDTLFGVSCSKYVSPAAEVAGVVTASAARHSGTSVFLPGVEEQCWERVMELANSFATSKYCLELLTLQNMKTILMQTEADLKTLQHAAAFILESGRSIMSRRESEPWDGDISAINDLTYPTAHWHLVISNLTILLPYISLKDVEYIADILLETLVLGQAQEAVADQEPSISIEKVSLSFIKSSFFPEMKVLHCAFLTSLIHQVAGVLPSAAKDAADLPLQQLSADRIPWHEEILAPCRPVNPLEAPSESKLLKDELSLSWKTLERVAQCVVLLAKSGCPVILKEHQLERCLGLLEIVSFLKLDSLLPSDSTRCFLVLLSLISNTRAGASCSKLLLLKFLSTCFHLLRCLQAGRNANSIFKVFHASDVLETVMGSQLTASKVFTDVLTVPVWAQYLQEVQAFLENFLQMIIERRQSVRLNLEKIMSFLMSCKADGAAKSKGCKNYNPAAGQLLLMAFTTLCHVVTLYLQQLPEKKLQSADVLAALLEPVVLQMVRTVEHGLQNNTQTQPLPLTFIPSVTTLLKADLSHAVKKGWQKEPGGFLDQPRVKLYQKFYSQILRELPCAGDNLRFLQSALQFLVVFCSVPELYPGKETAVTVVFAIRKLLAGPAVTTQVIQSMEVELTEVLVQLLGNCSAEEFYTIMKLVLQGLEVKNVWQQNAKEVLSAVTLTKLLLSCPLSGDKEKAFWFASPQIITALAVLLKAAPSFLNSFHRLVVSVMHEGRQKGDGGSTEELEVPLRCAHLVERMYTHIAAEMEDFTVFSAFIVAQYVTELQKVTLHPAVKNHLTEGIYHILALCIERDIKFLNVSLPAGVREVFKDLYEDYKRYHKAKKQGEEKYTA, encoded by the exons ATGGCAGCCGTCTACTCCGGGATCTACCTGAAGCTGAAAAGCGGGAAAACTTCTTGGGAAGACAAACTGAAACTCGCCCATTTCGCCTGGATTTCTCACCAGTGCGTCCTGCCCAATAAAGAGCAA GTATTACTTGACTGGGTAAGCCATACATTGGTCTCATACTACAATAAGAAACTTGAACTGGAGGATGAAGTTGTTGAGAAGCTCTGGGCATATTTAGACAACATTATCCATAGTAGAAGACTACAGACTCTCTTAAAGAGTGGGAAGACAGTTGGTCTCAGTTTTTCAATTGCACAG GTCATAAACAAAAGGTTATCAGAGGCCTGTGTTCCAAAACTGCAGCAAAACATTGGCAcagtgctgagctgctccagtgGCATCCTTTCCACTCCTTCCCTCTCCATCATTTACACAGCAAAGTGTGAGCTCTTGGTTGATCTCCTCAGCCAGCTGTCCAAGCTGGCGTGTCAGCAGCTGGCTCCCGAGGATGCCGTGGGCCCCCAGCTCTTCAGTGTCCTCCAGCTTACTTTTGCTCAGTACCTCCTGCTCCAGAGGCAGCAAACCAACCCAAATCGTGTGTTTGGGCAAGTGACAAGTCACCTGCTGCAGCCCTGTCTGTTCCTGAGGCACTTGCTGGCTGTCAGGAACTGGACACAGGGGGACGACAGCCGCGTGCGGCAGCACCTCAGCAGGGAGATCCGGAACCAAGTGGAAACTCTGCTGCGGGCTGGCCTATTCCAGCCTGAGCTTTTCTCATCCTAcaaagaggagctgctgccagaacAGGAACtccaggagaagaagaaaggagctTTGAAAAGCCTTTTGTTACCAGTCAACACAGTGCTGACCAAGCTGGGCAGTGACTTTTGCCAACCTGCTCTCCATGGAGCTGTTGTGGCTGGCTCAGTGTCCCTGCTGTATAAGCTCTTCCTGGACTCGTACTGTAAGGCAGAAAACCACCTCGTGTGTTTCCACATGCTCAGCAGGCTTTTTGGCTGTCTCAGGCTCTCTGGCCTACAGCAGGGTGTGATGGAGGACATGTTGTCTCCTGCAGACTGgagtgcagagctgctggctttggAACAGCTGCTGAGCTTGGTGCTCAGCAACGATGTCTACAACGTTGCCAGTGACCGGATCCGGCACAAGGAGATACAGTTTGGATTTTACCGCCAGCTGGCACAGGTGTTGCTGAGCCACTCCCAAGCTTCCATCCCAGCTTGGTTCAGGTGTCTTAAACTCCTGATGTCATTAAACCACCTTATAGTAGAACCAGACCTGGATGACTTGGTGGCCTCAGCTTGGATCGATGCCGACGTCTCCGAGCCGCGTACGAAGAAGCCCCAGGAGGCTCTCATCAGCTCCATGTTTCAGACTTACTCCAAGCTAAGACAGTTCCCCAGGCTCTTTGAGGAGGTGCTGACAGTCATTTGCCAGCCAGCTGCTGATGAAATGAGGCTGCCTGTCTTCTCTGCTGCCCTGACTCTGAAGCTTCGTGAGTGCCTCCTTGAACTACCTCCCAGCCAGATTCTGGACATTCTGTGTCTCTTTGTGGAGAAATGCCAGACCCTTATCATTCCTGCTGTTGAAGGGTCAGATGACATGGCCTTGAAGCTCCTGTCATTGAGCTTGGTGCTGCATGCTTTTCTGTTCAACATGAGGAGCCTTGATGATGTCACTCCTTCCCCTGTCATCCTTCGCACTCAGAGTCTGCTGGCAAAGATGCAGAAGGGCATAATCCAGCCACTGATGGAACTGCTGCAGGCTCctagaagagaggaggagaagtcAGAGCTTTGGCTAAGAAAGGCCAGTgactctgctttcctccttgtTTACACCTGGATTGAGGTAGACACTTTGTTTGGTGTTAGCTGCAGTAAATACGtgtctccagcagctgaagTTGCTGGTGTTGTTACTGCATCAGCTGCAAGGCACAGTGGGACTTCAGTTTTCCTCCCTGGTGTggaagagcagtgctgggagagagtCATGGAACTTGCAAACAGTTTTGCCACTAGTAAATATTGCTTGGAACTGCTCACACTTCAGAATATGAAGACGATTTTAATGCAGACTGAAGCTGATCTGAAGACTTTGCAGCATGCTGCAGCTTTCATCCTGGAGTCTGGGAGGTCCATCATGAGCAGGAGGGAATCCGAACCGTGGGATGGAGACATCAGTGCAATAAATGATCTCACCTATCCCACTGCCCACTGGCACCTTGTCATCTCCAACCTGACCATTCTCTTGCCTTATATTTCCCTGAAGGATGTAGAGTACATTGCAGATATACTTCTAGAGACATTAGTACTGGGCCAAGCTCAGGAAGCTGTCGCAGACCAGGAGCCTTCCATCAGCATTGAAAAGGTGTCTCTCAGTTTTATAAAAAGCTCCTTTTTCCCAGAAATGAAGGTCCTGCATTGTGCTTTTCTGACCAGTCTTATTCATCAGGTCGCTGGAGTGCTGCCCTCTGCTGCTAAGGATGCAGCAGATCTGCCACTTCAACAGCTGTCTGCAGATCGGATTCCTTGGCACGAAGAAATCCTGGCTCCTTGCAGACCTGTTAACCCATTGGAAGCACCATCAGAAAGCAAACTGCTGAAGGATGAGCTCAGTTTGTCTTGGAAAACGCTGGAGAGAGTTGCCCAGTGTGTAGTATTGTTAGCAAAAAGTGGCTGCCCTGTCATCCTGAAAGAACACCAGCTAGAAAGATGCTTAGGTCTGCtagaaattgtttcttttctgaagctggACAGTCTTCTTCCCTCTGATTCTACCCGGTGTttcctggtgctgctgtcccTGATATCCAATACCAGAGCTGGTGCCTCTTgcagcaagctgctgctgctgaagtttTTAAGTACCTGCTTCCACCTCCTGAGGTGCCTGCAAGCAGGCAGGAATGCCAACTCTATTTTTAAGGTGTTTCATGCCAGTGATGTTCTTGAGACTGTCATGGGCTCCCAGCTTACAGCCAGTAAAGTCTTCACTGATGTTCTGACTGTTCCTGTTTGGGCACAGTATCTCCAGGAAGTCCAAGCCTTCTTGGAAAACTTTCTTCAGATGATTATTGAAAGAAGGCAAAGTGTGAGGCTCAACTTGGAGAAGATCATGTCTTTCCTGATGAGCTGCAAAGCAGATGGTGCAGCCAAAAGCAAAGGCTGCAAAAATTACAACCCTGCAGCTGGGCAGTTACTGCTCATGGCATTCACCACACTCTGTCATGTGGTCACACTCTAccttcagcagctgccagagaaGAAGCTGCAGTCTGCTGATGTGCTGGCTGCTCTGTTGGAGCCAGTAGTTCTGCAGATGGTCAGAACTGTTGAGCATGGTCTTCAAAATAACACCCAAACCCAGCCTTTGCCTCTGACATTCATACCATCTGTCACGACCCTTCTCAAAGCAGACCTGAGCCATGCTGTCAAGAAGGGCTGGCAAAAGGAGCCTGGTGGCTTTTTGGACCAACCCCGTGTTAAACTGTACCAGAAGTTTTACTCTCAGATACTCAGagagctgccctgtgctggagaTAACCTGCGGTTCCTTCAGTCTGCCTTGCAGTTCCTTGTGGTCTTCTGCTCAGTGCCAGAGCTCTATCCTGGGAAAGAAACTGCAGTTACTGTGGTTTTTGCCATAAGGAAACTTCTCGCTG GTCCTGCAGTCACAACCCAGGTGATCCAAAGTATGGAGGTGGAGCTGACAGAGGTGCTTGTCCAGCTGCTGGGAAACTGCTCTGCTGAGGAGTTTTATACCATAATGaagctggtgctgcagggacTTGAAGTGAAGAATGTTTGGCAACAGAATGCTAAA GAAGTACTCTCAGCTGTTACACTCACcaaactgctgctcagctgcccaTTAAGTGGAGACAAAGAGAAAGCTTTCTGGTTTGCCAGCCCACAGATAATCACAGCTTTAGCT GTGCTCTTGAAAGCAGCACCATCTTTTCTGAACAGTTTCCATCGTCTGGTTGTTTCTGTCATGCATGAAGGACGTCAGAAAGGAGATGGAG GTagcacagaggagctggaagtTCCCCTGAGGTGCGCGCACTTGGTGGAGCGAATGTACACTCACATTGCTGCAGAAATGGAGGACTTcactgtgttttctgctttcatcGTGGCTCAGTATGTGACTGAGCTGCAGAAG
- the URB2 gene encoding unhealthy ribosome biogenesis protein 2 homolog isoform X1, translated as MAAVYSGIYLKLKSGKTSWEDKLKLAHFAWISHQCVLPNKEQVLLDWVSHTLVSYYNKKLELEDEVVEKLWAYLDNIIHSRRLQTLLKSGKTVGLSFSIAQVINKRLSEACVPKLQQNIGTVLSCSSGILSTPSLSIIYTAKCELLVDLLSQLSKLACQQLAPEDAVGPQLFSVLQLTFAQYLLLQRQQTNPNRVFGQVTSHLLQPCLFLRHLLAVRNWTQGDDSRVRQHLSREIRNQVETLLRAGLFQPELFSSYKEELLPEQELQEKKKGALKSLLLPVNTVLTKLGSDFCQPALHGAVVAGSVSLLYKLFLDSYCKAENHLVCFHMLSRLFGCLRLSGLQQGVMEDMLSPADWSAELLALEQLLSLVLSNDVYNVASDRIRHKEIQFGFYRQLAQVLLSHSQASIPAWFRCLKLLMSLNHLIVEPDLDDLVASAWIDADVSEPRTKKPQEALISSMFQTYSKLRQFPRLFEEVLTVICQPAADEMRLPVFSAALTLKLRECLLELPPSQILDILCLFVEKCQTLIIPAVEGSDDMALKLLSLSLVLHAFLFNMRSLDDVTPSPVILRTQSLLAKMQKGIIQPLMELLQAPRREEEKSELWLRKASDSAFLLVYTWIEVDTLFGVSCSKYVSPAAEVAGVVTASAARHSGTSVFLPGVEEQCWERVMELANSFATSKYCLELLTLQNMKTILMQTEADLKTLQHAAAFILESGRSIMSRRESEPWDGDISAINDLTYPTAHWHLVISNLTILLPYISLKDVEYIADILLETLVLGQAQEAVADQEPSISIEKVSLSFIKSSFFPEMKVLHCAFLTSLIHQVAGVLPSAAKDAADLPLQQLSADRIPWHEEILAPCRPVNPLEAPSESKLLKDELSLSWKTLERVAQCVVLLAKSGCPVILKEHQLERCLGLLEIVSFLKLDSLLPSDSTRCFLVLLSLISNTRAGASCSKLLLLKFLSTCFHLLRCLQAGRNANSIFKVFHASDVLETVMGSQLTASKVFTDVLTVPVWAQYLQEVQAFLENFLQMIIERRQSVRLNLEKIMSFLMSCKADGAAKSKGCKNYNPAAGQLLLMAFTTLCHVVTLYLQQLPEKKLQSADVLAALLEPVVLQMVRTVEHGLQNNTQTQPLPLTFIPSVTTLLKADLSHAVKKGWQKEPGGFLDQPRVKLYQKFYSQILRELPCAGDNLRFLQSALQFLVVFCSVPELYPGKETAVTVVFAIRKLLAGPAVTTQVIQSMEVELTEVLVQLLGNCSAEEFYTIMKLVLQGLEVKNVWQQNAKEVLSAVTLTKLLLSCPLSGDKEKAFWFASPQIITALAMQTKEACQDQSLISTIVVPILETVAALLRQGEGVLLNPHHVALAFSILLTVPLDHLKTEDYQGVFLGVHEVLFSIVQCHPKVLLKAAPSFLNSFHRLVVSVMHEGRQKGDGGSTEELEVPLRCAHLVERMYTHIAAEMEDFTVFSAFIVAQYVTELQKVTLHPAVKNHLTEGIYHILALCIERDIKFLNVSLPAGVREVFKDLYEDYKRYHKAKKQGEEKYTA; from the exons ATGGCAGCCGTCTACTCCGGGATCTACCTGAAGCTGAAAAGCGGGAAAACTTCTTGGGAAGACAAACTGAAACTCGCCCATTTCGCCTGGATTTCTCACCAGTGCGTCCTGCCCAATAAAGAGCAA GTATTACTTGACTGGGTAAGCCATACATTGGTCTCATACTACAATAAGAAACTTGAACTGGAGGATGAAGTTGTTGAGAAGCTCTGGGCATATTTAGACAACATTATCCATAGTAGAAGACTACAGACTCTCTTAAAGAGTGGGAAGACAGTTGGTCTCAGTTTTTCAATTGCACAG GTCATAAACAAAAGGTTATCAGAGGCCTGTGTTCCAAAACTGCAGCAAAACATTGGCAcagtgctgagctgctccagtgGCATCCTTTCCACTCCTTCCCTCTCCATCATTTACACAGCAAAGTGTGAGCTCTTGGTTGATCTCCTCAGCCAGCTGTCCAAGCTGGCGTGTCAGCAGCTGGCTCCCGAGGATGCCGTGGGCCCCCAGCTCTTCAGTGTCCTCCAGCTTACTTTTGCTCAGTACCTCCTGCTCCAGAGGCAGCAAACCAACCCAAATCGTGTGTTTGGGCAAGTGACAAGTCACCTGCTGCAGCCCTGTCTGTTCCTGAGGCACTTGCTGGCTGTCAGGAACTGGACACAGGGGGACGACAGCCGCGTGCGGCAGCACCTCAGCAGGGAGATCCGGAACCAAGTGGAAACTCTGCTGCGGGCTGGCCTATTCCAGCCTGAGCTTTTCTCATCCTAcaaagaggagctgctgccagaacAGGAACtccaggagaagaagaaaggagctTTGAAAAGCCTTTTGTTACCAGTCAACACAGTGCTGACCAAGCTGGGCAGTGACTTTTGCCAACCTGCTCTCCATGGAGCTGTTGTGGCTGGCTCAGTGTCCCTGCTGTATAAGCTCTTCCTGGACTCGTACTGTAAGGCAGAAAACCACCTCGTGTGTTTCCACATGCTCAGCAGGCTTTTTGGCTGTCTCAGGCTCTCTGGCCTACAGCAGGGTGTGATGGAGGACATGTTGTCTCCTGCAGACTGgagtgcagagctgctggctttggAACAGCTGCTGAGCTTGGTGCTCAGCAACGATGTCTACAACGTTGCCAGTGACCGGATCCGGCACAAGGAGATACAGTTTGGATTTTACCGCCAGCTGGCACAGGTGTTGCTGAGCCACTCCCAAGCTTCCATCCCAGCTTGGTTCAGGTGTCTTAAACTCCTGATGTCATTAAACCACCTTATAGTAGAACCAGACCTGGATGACTTGGTGGCCTCAGCTTGGATCGATGCCGACGTCTCCGAGCCGCGTACGAAGAAGCCCCAGGAGGCTCTCATCAGCTCCATGTTTCAGACTTACTCCAAGCTAAGACAGTTCCCCAGGCTCTTTGAGGAGGTGCTGACAGTCATTTGCCAGCCAGCTGCTGATGAAATGAGGCTGCCTGTCTTCTCTGCTGCCCTGACTCTGAAGCTTCGTGAGTGCCTCCTTGAACTACCTCCCAGCCAGATTCTGGACATTCTGTGTCTCTTTGTGGAGAAATGCCAGACCCTTATCATTCCTGCTGTTGAAGGGTCAGATGACATGGCCTTGAAGCTCCTGTCATTGAGCTTGGTGCTGCATGCTTTTCTGTTCAACATGAGGAGCCTTGATGATGTCACTCCTTCCCCTGTCATCCTTCGCACTCAGAGTCTGCTGGCAAAGATGCAGAAGGGCATAATCCAGCCACTGATGGAACTGCTGCAGGCTCctagaagagaggaggagaagtcAGAGCTTTGGCTAAGAAAGGCCAGTgactctgctttcctccttgtTTACACCTGGATTGAGGTAGACACTTTGTTTGGTGTTAGCTGCAGTAAATACGtgtctccagcagctgaagTTGCTGGTGTTGTTACTGCATCAGCTGCAAGGCACAGTGGGACTTCAGTTTTCCTCCCTGGTGTggaagagcagtgctgggagagagtCATGGAACTTGCAAACAGTTTTGCCACTAGTAAATATTGCTTGGAACTGCTCACACTTCAGAATATGAAGACGATTTTAATGCAGACTGAAGCTGATCTGAAGACTTTGCAGCATGCTGCAGCTTTCATCCTGGAGTCTGGGAGGTCCATCATGAGCAGGAGGGAATCCGAACCGTGGGATGGAGACATCAGTGCAATAAATGATCTCACCTATCCCACTGCCCACTGGCACCTTGTCATCTCCAACCTGACCATTCTCTTGCCTTATATTTCCCTGAAGGATGTAGAGTACATTGCAGATATACTTCTAGAGACATTAGTACTGGGCCAAGCTCAGGAAGCTGTCGCAGACCAGGAGCCTTCCATCAGCATTGAAAAGGTGTCTCTCAGTTTTATAAAAAGCTCCTTTTTCCCAGAAATGAAGGTCCTGCATTGTGCTTTTCTGACCAGTCTTATTCATCAGGTCGCTGGAGTGCTGCCCTCTGCTGCTAAGGATGCAGCAGATCTGCCACTTCAACAGCTGTCTGCAGATCGGATTCCTTGGCACGAAGAAATCCTGGCTCCTTGCAGACCTGTTAACCCATTGGAAGCACCATCAGAAAGCAAACTGCTGAAGGATGAGCTCAGTTTGTCTTGGAAAACGCTGGAGAGAGTTGCCCAGTGTGTAGTATTGTTAGCAAAAAGTGGCTGCCCTGTCATCCTGAAAGAACACCAGCTAGAAAGATGCTTAGGTCTGCtagaaattgtttcttttctgaagctggACAGTCTTCTTCCCTCTGATTCTACCCGGTGTttcctggtgctgctgtcccTGATATCCAATACCAGAGCTGGTGCCTCTTgcagcaagctgctgctgctgaagtttTTAAGTACCTGCTTCCACCTCCTGAGGTGCCTGCAAGCAGGCAGGAATGCCAACTCTATTTTTAAGGTGTTTCATGCCAGTGATGTTCTTGAGACTGTCATGGGCTCCCAGCTTACAGCCAGTAAAGTCTTCACTGATGTTCTGACTGTTCCTGTTTGGGCACAGTATCTCCAGGAAGTCCAAGCCTTCTTGGAAAACTTTCTTCAGATGATTATTGAAAGAAGGCAAAGTGTGAGGCTCAACTTGGAGAAGATCATGTCTTTCCTGATGAGCTGCAAAGCAGATGGTGCAGCCAAAAGCAAAGGCTGCAAAAATTACAACCCTGCAGCTGGGCAGTTACTGCTCATGGCATTCACCACACTCTGTCATGTGGTCACACTCTAccttcagcagctgccagagaaGAAGCTGCAGTCTGCTGATGTGCTGGCTGCTCTGTTGGAGCCAGTAGTTCTGCAGATGGTCAGAACTGTTGAGCATGGTCTTCAAAATAACACCCAAACCCAGCCTTTGCCTCTGACATTCATACCATCTGTCACGACCCTTCTCAAAGCAGACCTGAGCCATGCTGTCAAGAAGGGCTGGCAAAAGGAGCCTGGTGGCTTTTTGGACCAACCCCGTGTTAAACTGTACCAGAAGTTTTACTCTCAGATACTCAGagagctgccctgtgctggagaTAACCTGCGGTTCCTTCAGTCTGCCTTGCAGTTCCTTGTGGTCTTCTGCTCAGTGCCAGAGCTCTATCCTGGGAAAGAAACTGCAGTTACTGTGGTTTTTGCCATAAGGAAACTTCTCGCTG GTCCTGCAGTCACAACCCAGGTGATCCAAAGTATGGAGGTGGAGCTGACAGAGGTGCTTGTCCAGCTGCTGGGAAACTGCTCTGCTGAGGAGTTTTATACCATAATGaagctggtgctgcagggacTTGAAGTGAAGAATGTTTGGCAACAGAATGCTAAA GAAGTACTCTCAGCTGTTACACTCACcaaactgctgctcagctgcccaTTAAGTGGAGACAAAGAGAAAGCTTTCTGGTTTGCCAGCCCACAGATAATCACAGCTTTAGCT ATGCAAACCAAAGAGGCCTGTCAGGACCAATCACTGATTTCCACCATAGTTGTACCTATTCTAGAGACTGTAGCAGCTTTGCTAAGGCAAGGAGAAGGGGTTCTCTTGAATCCACACCACGTGGCACTGGCATTCAGCATTCTCCTTACAGTCCCTCTGGATCATCTGAAGACTGAGGATTATCAAGGTGTCTTCCTGGGAGTCCATGAAGTGCTCTTCTCTATTGTTCAGTGTCATCCAAAG GTGCTCTTGAAAGCAGCACCATCTTTTCTGAACAGTTTCCATCGTCTGGTTGTTTCTGTCATGCATGAAGGACGTCAGAAAGGAGATGGAG GTagcacagaggagctggaagtTCCCCTGAGGTGCGCGCACTTGGTGGAGCGAATGTACACTCACATTGCTGCAGAAATGGAGGACTTcactgtgttttctgctttcatcGTGGCTCAGTATGTGACTGAGCTGCAGAAG